The DNA sequence AAACCACCCACCGCGACGTCTTCACGTATCCCCGGTTCGGTGATCTGGGCTCGGATGTCCGTTTGGGCAGGAGCACCCTTCCAGCGCGCTGTAAGGCAGCACTGGCGGGACAGTGACAGCGCGAGTCGTACGGGTCCCGGGCGTGGACGCCCCGGAGAACTTCCGTACCGTGAACGTCCGCGGTCAGGTGGGGGTGCAGCGCGGCCAGATCCCGTTCCTCGAAAAGGCCAAGAACGCCCTTGCGGTGCGTGCGGCCGGGCTGATCGTGGTGAACAATGAAGCCAAGGAGCTGCAGGGTCGTCTCGGTGAACGCCTGACTTTACCCGCCCTCACGGTAACCAGCACTGCGGGCACGGCCCTGCAGGACGGTCAACAGATCACCCTGAACGTTCGGGTACGTGACAGTAGGTGCGCGGTGTCAACGTGGTGGCGTTCAAGTGGGGTGTCACCCGCCCGGAAATTGTGTTTGGGAGTCGCCTGGACTCGGTGTTCCGTTCTCCTGGTGCCAACGACAATCTGTCGGGTACCGCTGCCGTGGTCGAACTTGCCCGCCGTGCGGTCCACACCCCACTTGCCCAGCGGAGCTTCTTCGCGCTGTTCGACGGAGAGGAGGACGGCCTCCGTGGCTCACGCACTTTTGTTCAGGAGAACCCAGCGCTGGTGCAGGGACTGAAGACCATGTTCAACTTCGACATGGTCGGGGTGAATGCCGCACCACTCCGTGTGACGGGCGAACGCCAGCTCGTCGACACCCCACGGCAGGCCGCGCAGATTGCTGGCTCCTCCCCAGACCAGGGCAGCGACCAGGTGCCTTTTGCACAGGCGGGTATTCCCACACTGTTCTTCCACCGGGGGCTGGACGCCAACTATCACCAGCCGACGGATGCGCTGGCCAACCCGGAACTCATTCGGGCTACGGTAGGAGCCACATTGAAGACCGCCGGCGCTGCGTTGAA is a window from the Deinococcus hopiensis KR-140 genome containing:
- a CDS encoding M28 family metallopeptidase; its protein translation is MRGVNVVAFKWGVTRPEIVFGSRLDSVFRSPGANDNLSGTAAVVELARRAVHTPLAQRSFFALFDGEEDGLRGSRTFVQENPALVQGLKTMFNFDMVGVNAAPLRVTGERQLVDTPRQAAQIAGSSPDQGSDQVPFAQAGIPTLFFHRGLDANYHQPTDALANPELIRATVGATLKTAGAALKPTSTGR